One genomic window of Oncorhynchus kisutch isolate 150728-3 linkage group LG24, Okis_V2, whole genome shotgun sequence includes the following:
- the LOC116357032 gene encoding neural Wiskott-Aldrich syndrome protein-like produces MRVQKFEEPHKLYLNLKTPIWPVWSNEAGIKVEDAGEQPHRPVEAVVELLGQRCVSGKKEKKKGVKLTKADLEGPSGFQHVTHVGWDPNTGFDIRLYCYLNCNSKFTNNLDPDLKNLFSRAGISEDKLTNVKTSRLIYDLIAQSVWRLSKRR; encoded by the exons atgcg CGTTCAGAAGTTTGAGGAGCCTCATAAGCTGTATCTGAACTTAAAGACCCCTATTTGGCCTGTGTGGAGCAATGAGGCGGGCATCAAAGTCGAGGATGCAGGAGAACAACCTCACCGTCCTGtagaggctgtagtggagctccTGGGCCAGAGATGTGTG AGTGGAAAGAAGGAAAAGAAGAAGGGAGTTAAACTGACCAAGGCTGATCTAGAGGGCCCCAGTGGATTTCA ACATGTGACTCATGTTGGATGGGATCCAAACACAGGATTTGATATAAGATTATATT GTTACTTGAATTGCAACTCAAAGTTT ACCAACAACCTGGACCCTGACCTGAAGAACTTGTTCTCCAGGGCTGGGATCAGTGAAGACAAGCTGACCAACGTAAAGACCTCCAGACTCATCTACGACTTAATTGCACAGTCAGTCTGGAGGCTGTCAAAGCGGAGATGA